A single region of the Pseudomonas sp. VD-NE ins genome encodes:
- a CDS encoding FAD-dependent oxidoreductase — protein sequence MRPFWLEQALQADTSQTCPPLHGEVRTDVCIVGGGYTGLWTAIMLKQQNPELDVLLIEADICGAGASGRNGGCALSWSAKYFTLERLFGVEEAVRLVKESERSIHAIGEFCEQYGVDADYRLDGTLYTATNRAQVGSTDAVIAALERNGINSFTQRPLADVQRMAGSSKHLEGWFSPAAASVQPGKLVRGLRRVALQLGVKIHENTAMTGLEEGRPARLQTPNGTVIADRVVLAMNAWMARAFPQFERSVAIVSSDMLITEPRPELLQEIGLTSGVTVLDSRIFVHYYHNTPDGRIMLGKGGNTFAFGGRMLPVFDQPSPYAGLLKNSLADFFPAFADVKVDATWNGPSDRSVTGLPFFGQMSSAGNVFYGFGYSGSGVGPCHMGGQILASLVQGLDNPWTRSPLVNGPLGYFPPEPIRYLGSLMVRNAIRRKEHAEDHGRRPRHLDVRLAKFAAAAGKADKG from the coding sequence ATGAGACCGTTTTGGCTTGAGCAGGCCTTGCAGGCCGATACCTCGCAAACCTGCCCGCCGCTGCACGGCGAAGTCCGCACTGATGTGTGCATTGTCGGCGGCGGCTATACCGGGTTGTGGACGGCGATCATGCTCAAGCAACAGAACCCCGAACTCGACGTGTTGCTGATCGAAGCGGACATCTGCGGTGCCGGCGCCAGCGGGCGCAACGGTGGTTGTGCGCTGTCGTGGTCGGCGAAGTATTTCACCCTCGAGCGCCTGTTTGGCGTCGAGGAAGCGGTACGTCTGGTCAAGGAATCGGAGCGCAGCATCCATGCGATCGGCGAGTTCTGTGAGCAGTACGGCGTCGATGCCGATTACCGTCTCGACGGCACGCTGTACACCGCGACCAACCGCGCGCAAGTCGGTTCGACCGACGCGGTGATCGCCGCACTGGAGCGTAATGGCATCAACTCGTTCACTCAGCGCCCGCTCGCCGATGTGCAGCGCATGGCCGGTTCGAGCAAGCATCTGGAAGGCTGGTTTTCGCCGGCAGCCGCCAGTGTGCAGCCGGGCAAACTGGTGCGGGGTTTGCGTCGGGTGGCGTTGCAACTGGGTGTGAAAATTCACGAAAACACGGCAATGACCGGGCTGGAAGAAGGACGCCCGGCACGCTTGCAGACGCCGAATGGCACGGTGATCGCCGATCGCGTGGTGCTGGCGATGAATGCCTGGATGGCCCGTGCCTTTCCGCAGTTCGAACGCAGCGTGGCGATTGTCTCCAGCGACATGCTGATCACCGAACCGCGCCCGGAGCTGTTGCAGGAAATCGGTTTGACCAGCGGCGTGACGGTGCTCGATTCGCGGATTTTCGTGCACTACTACCACAACACCCCCGACGGCCGAATCATGCTCGGCAAGGGTGGCAACACTTTCGCGTTCGGCGGGCGCATGCTGCCGGTGTTCGATCAGCCATCGCCGTATGCCGGCCTGCTGAAAAACAGCCTCGCCGACTTCTTCCCGGCCTTTGCCGATGTCAAAGTCGATGCCACCTGGAACGGTCCGTCTGATCGCTCGGTCACCGGCTTGCCGTTCTTCGGCCAGATGAGCAGCGCCGGCAATGTGTTTTACGGTTTCGGCTATTCGGGCAGCGGCGTCGGCCCTTGCCATATGGGCGGGCAGATTCTCGCTTCGCTGGTGCAGGGGCTGGATAACCCGTGGACGCGTTCGCCGCTGGTCAACGGGCCGCTGGGTTATTTCCCGCCGGAGCCGATCCGCTACCTCGGCTCGTTGATGGTGCGCAATGCCATCCGCCGCAAGGAGCACGCCGAGGATCATGGGCGGCGGCCTCGGCACCTGGACGTGCGTCTGGCGAAATTCGCCGCCGCAGCGGGCAAGGCTGACAAAGGTTGA
- a CDS encoding MFS transporter, with product MNKHIGTIARWRVQIFAITWLAYAAFYFTRKAFSVAKLGIAEDPTFMLDKMAMANLDAIYLAAYAIGQFTWGMLADRFGPRVVVLGGLLISAAAALVMGSYATLPIFATCMLIQGLAQSTGWSGLCKNLGSFFPSQQRGRVLGLWSSCYAFGGLVASPFAGWWAYTLMGTWHAAFISSAVVVAVVAVLFFIFQRNKPEDVGLPAVEPEPELTAAETEANSKLSVWEPLKEILRNRTVLVLGLAYFMLKPARYAILLWGPVIVFEQMPSVGKVGAAIIPTSFELAGLLGPILIGLASDKLFGARRMPACVLSLLALTVTLALFMGALHTGSVLLVVALLFVMGLTLYGPDSMISGAAAIDFGKAKAGATAAGFVNGCGSVGAVLGGLLPGYFDSVTVFIVFAGCALFSALVLIPHWNSRPVGVMEPRAAIPNCPLTIKPLRS from the coding sequence ATGAACAAGCACATCGGCACCATTGCGCGTTGGCGCGTGCAGATTTTCGCGATTACCTGGCTGGCGTACGCCGCTTTCTACTTCACCCGCAAAGCGTTTTCGGTGGCCAAACTCGGCATCGCCGAAGACCCGACCTTCATGCTCGACAAGATGGCCATGGCCAACCTCGATGCGATCTATCTGGCGGCTTACGCGATCGGCCAGTTCACCTGGGGCATGCTCGCCGACCGCTTTGGCCCACGGGTCGTGGTGCTCGGCGGCTTGCTGATTTCCGCCGCAGCGGCGCTGGTGATGGGCAGTTACGCCACGTTGCCGATCTTCGCCACTTGTATGTTGATTCAGGGTTTGGCGCAGTCCACCGGATGGTCGGGATTGTGCAAAAACCTCGGCAGTTTTTTCCCCTCCCAGCAGCGCGGACGGGTGCTCGGCCTATGGAGTTCCTGCTACGCGTTCGGTGGTCTGGTGGCGTCGCCGTTCGCCGGCTGGTGGGCGTATACCTTGATGGGCACCTGGCACGCGGCGTTCATTTCCAGCGCGGTGGTGGTTGCCGTGGTCGCGGTGTTGTTCTTTATCTTCCAGCGCAACAAACCGGAAGACGTCGGCTTGCCGGCGGTCGAGCCGGAACCTGAACTGACGGCGGCAGAAACCGAAGCCAACAGCAAGCTCAGTGTCTGGGAGCCGTTGAAGGAAATCCTGCGTAACCGCACGGTGCTGGTGCTGGGCCTGGCGTATTTCATGTTGAAACCGGCGCGTTACGCGATTCTGTTGTGGGGCCCGGTGATTGTCTTTGAACAAATGCCCAGTGTCGGCAAGGTCGGCGCGGCGATCATTCCCACCTCGTTCGAACTGGCCGGGTTGCTCGGGCCGATCCTGATCGGCCTGGCCTCGGACAAACTGTTCGGTGCCCGGCGCATGCCGGCCTGCGTGTTGAGCCTGTTGGCGCTGACCGTGACGCTGGCGCTGTTCATGGGCGCGCTGCACACCGGCAGTGTCTTGCTGGTGGTCGCGTTGCTGTTCGTCATGGGCCTGACCCTGTACGGCCCGGATTCAATGATCAGCGGTGCCGCCGCGATCGACTTCGGCAAAGCCAAGGCTGGCGCCACGGCGGCCGGTTTCGTCAACGGCTGCGGCTCGGTCGGCGCAGTGCTCGGCGGTTTGCTGCCGGGTTACTTCGACTCGGTGACGGTGTTCATCGTCTTCGCCGGTTGTGCGCTGTTCTCGGCGCTGGTGCTGATTCCGCACTGGAACAGCCGCCCGGTCGGGGTGATGGAACCGCGCGCCGCGATCCCCAATTGCCCGCTGACGATCAAACCCCTGCGTTCCTGA
- a CDS encoding LysR family transcriptional regulator: MSVSHAQLKAFHAVAVHGSFTKAAERLFLTQPAISDQVRKLEERFGVLLFHRNKRSVRLTDLGERLLAITQRLFVIEAEAQELLQESQALQTGSLILAVDAPVHVLPQIARFCERYPGISVKIETGNTDESLFRLFNYQADLALLGRDVSDERLLCVPLRNDPMVAFVSRNHPWAEHESICLEDLDDTPLVLREHGSVTRQTLEEEMARAGFRIRPAIQVEGREAAREAVVVGIGVGVVSAAEFGADSRVCALPIIDCTRRLTETLVCLREQSNRRVVSTFLDMVRQSLV; this comes from the coding sequence ATGTCGGTGTCTCACGCCCAACTCAAAGCCTTCCACGCCGTGGCCGTGCATGGAAGCTTCACCAAAGCCGCCGAGCGCCTTTTTCTCACGCAACCGGCGATATCCGACCAAGTGCGCAAACTCGAAGAACGTTTCGGCGTTTTGCTGTTTCACCGCAATAAACGTTCCGTACGCCTGACCGACCTGGGCGAGCGCTTGCTGGCGATCACCCAGCGCCTGTTCGTGATTGAAGCCGAAGCGCAGGAGTTGCTGCAGGAATCTCAGGCGTTGCAGACCGGCAGCCTGATTCTCGCAGTGGATGCGCCAGTGCACGTGTTGCCGCAGATCGCGCGGTTCTGTGAGCGTTATCCGGGGATCAGCGTGAAGATCGAGACCGGCAACACCGATGAATCACTGTTTCGCCTGTTCAACTACCAAGCCGACCTGGCGTTGCTCGGGCGCGATGTCAGTGATGAACGCCTGCTCTGTGTGCCGCTGCGCAATGATCCGATGGTGGCGTTCGTTTCGCGCAATCATCCGTGGGCCGAGCATGAATCGATCTGCCTGGAAGATCTGGATGACACGCCGCTGGTATTGCGTGAGCACGGTTCGGTGACGCGGCAGACGCTGGAAGAGGAAATGGCCCGGGCCGGATTTCGCATTCGCCCGGCGATTCAGGTGGAAGGCCGGGAAGCGGCGCGTGAGGCGGTGGTGGTCGGGATTGGTGTCGGCGTGGTCTCGGCGGCGGAGTTTGGTGCGGATTCGCGGGTGTGTGCGTTGCCGATAATCGACTGCACACGACGGCTGACGGAGACGCTGGTGTGTTTGCGTGAGCAAAGCAATCGACGGGTGGTGTCGACCTTCCTCGATATGGTTCGCCAAAGTCTTGTGTAA
- a CDS encoding LysR substrate-binding domain-containing protein translates to MNLFQLRAFDAVAREGSFTRAAARLFISQPAVTGHIKALEEHYQITLLRRTARRVELTEEGTKLAAITRAMFGLAEEAQTMLEANRQLLTGRLEVAADGPHMVMPMLASLRARYPGITVNLRLGNAQETLAALLSEHADVAVLTEVEPRKGLHLQALSESRICALVPAGHAWAMRTGEVKLKELDQVIMVLREPSSITRRTFDQACEQASIHPRVLLELDSREAVTEAVAAELGVGVVSSVEVSHDPRVVAIPIAGAGLVNRHMIGCMERRRELRLIQAFFGLAPV, encoded by the coding sequence ATGAACCTGTTCCAGCTCCGCGCCTTCGATGCCGTGGCCCGTGAAGGCAGCTTCACCCGCGCCGCCGCGCGCTTGTTCATCAGTCAGCCGGCGGTTACCGGGCACATCAAGGCGCTGGAAGAGCACTACCAGATCACCCTGTTGCGGCGCACCGCGCGACGGGTGGAACTGACCGAGGAGGGCACCAAACTGGCGGCGATCACTCGCGCGATGTTTGGCCTGGCGGAAGAGGCGCAGACGATGCTCGAGGCCAACCGGCAATTACTCACCGGGCGGCTGGAAGTGGCGGCGGACGGGCCGCACATGGTCATGCCGATGTTGGCCAGCCTGCGCGCGCGATATCCGGGGATCACGGTGAATCTGCGCCTGGGCAATGCCCAGGAAACCCTGGCGGCGTTGTTGTCGGAACATGCCGATGTGGCAGTGTTGACCGAGGTCGAACCGCGCAAAGGCCTGCATCTGCAAGCGTTGAGCGAATCACGGATTTGCGCGTTGGTACCGGCAGGGCATGCGTGGGCGATGCGCACCGGAGAAGTGAAACTCAAGGAGCTGGATCAAGTGATCATGGTGCTGCGTGAGCCGAGCTCGATCACCCGGCGCACGTTTGATCAGGCGTGTGAGCAGGCGTCGATTCATCCGCGGGTGTTGCTGGAACTGGACAGCCGCGAGGCAGTGACCGAGGCGGTGGCGGCCGAGTTGGGCGTTGGTGTGGTGTCATCGGTTGAGGTCAGCCATGACCCGCGCGTGGTGGCGATTCCGATTGCCGGGGCCGGATTGGTCAATCGGCACATGATCGGTTGCATGGAGCGGCGGCGGGAGTTGCGCCTGATTCAGGCGTTCTTTGGCTTGGCGCCGGTCTGA
- a CDS encoding 2-aminoethylphosphonate--pyruvate transaminase: MSIAEPILLTPGPLTTSARTRQAMMVDWGSWDDRFNQLTASLCEQLLAILNGAATHHCVPLQGSGTFAVEAAIGTLVPRDGKVLVLINGAYGKRLAKICEVLGRSFSTFETAEDEPTTAADVDRLLRADNAITHVALIHCETSTGILNPLAEIAQVVEQHGKRLIIDAMSSFGALPVDAQKVPFDALIAASGKCLEGVPGMGFVFARKESLAAAAGNSHSLAMDLYDQHAYMMKTGQWRFTPPTHVVAALHEALLQYNEEGGLPARHARYAANCQALMEEMGKLGLRSFLPAAIQAPIIATFHAPQDPRYQFKDFYERVKAKGYILYPGKLTQVETFRVGCIGHVSPDEMRQAVAAVGEVLREMEVLEI, from the coding sequence ATGAGTATCGCCGAACCCATCCTGCTCACTCCCGGCCCGTTGACCACTTCGGCCCGCACCCGCCAGGCGATGATGGTCGACTGGGGGTCATGGGATGACCGCTTCAATCAACTGACCGCCAGCCTTTGCGAACAATTGCTGGCGATCCTCAACGGCGCCGCGACTCACCACTGCGTGCCATTACAGGGCAGCGGCACCTTCGCCGTCGAAGCGGCCATCGGCACCTTGGTGCCGCGTGACGGCAAAGTGCTGGTGCTGATCAACGGCGCCTACGGCAAGCGTCTGGCGAAAATCTGCGAAGTGCTCGGCCGCTCGTTCAGCACTTTTGAAACGGCTGAAGACGAACCGACCACCGCCGCTGACGTCGACCGTCTGTTGCGCGCTGACAACGCCATCACCCACGTTGCGCTGATTCATTGCGAAACCAGCACCGGCATTCTCAATCCGCTGGCGGAGATTGCCCAGGTCGTCGAGCAACACGGCAAACGCCTGATCATCGATGCCATGAGTTCCTTCGGCGCATTGCCGGTGGATGCGCAGAAAGTGCCGTTCGACGCACTGATCGCCGCGTCCGGCAAATGCCTGGAAGGCGTGCCGGGGATGGGCTTCGTGTTTGCTCGCAAAGAGTCATTGGCCGCTGCCGCCGGTAATTCGCATTCGTTGGCAATGGACCTGTACGACCAGCACGCCTACATGATGAAAACCGGCCAATGGCGCTTCACCCCGCCGACCCACGTGGTCGCGGCGCTGCACGAAGCGCTGCTGCAATACAACGAAGAAGGTGGCTTGCCGGCGCGGCATGCGCGTTACGCCGCCAACTGCCAGGCACTGATGGAAGAGATGGGCAAACTCGGTTTGCGCAGTTTCCTGCCGGCAGCGATTCAGGCGCCGATCATTGCCACGTTCCATGCGCCGCAAGATCCGCGCTATCAGTTCAAGGATTTCTACGAACGGGTCAAGGCCAAGGGTTACATCCTCTATCCCGGCAAATTGACTCAGGTCGAAACCTTCCGTGTCGGCTGCATCGGCCACGTCAGCCCGGACGAAATGCGCCAGGCCGTCGCGGCGGTCGGTGAAGTGCTGCGCGAAATGGAAGTCCTCGAAATCTAA
- the phnX gene encoding phosphonoacetaldehyde hydrolase: MNYVNPNKLQAAILDWAGTVVDFGSFAPTQIFVEAFAEFDVQVSIEEARGPMGMGKWDHIRTLCDQPQVAERYRKAFGRTPTDDDVTAIYNRFMPLQIEKIAEHSALIPGALETIANLRQQGIKIGSCSGYPKQVMDKVVELAAINGYVADHVVATDEVPNGRPWPAQALANVIALGIDDVAACVKIDDTVPGILEGRRAGMWTVALICSGNALGLDYTGFRALGSDELASERKRIHALFEGSRPHYMIDTITDLPEVIADINKRLANGEMPQSS, translated from the coding sequence ATGAACTACGTCAATCCAAACAAGCTGCAAGCCGCGATCCTCGACTGGGCCGGCACCGTGGTCGACTTCGGCTCGTTCGCCCCGACGCAAATCTTCGTCGAAGCCTTCGCCGAGTTCGACGTGCAGGTCTCCATCGAAGAAGCGCGTGGCCCGATGGGCATGGGCAAGTGGGACCACATCCGCACCCTCTGCGATCAGCCGCAAGTGGCCGAGCGTTATCGCAAGGCATTCGGCCGCACGCCGACCGACGACGACGTCACCGCCATCTACAACCGCTTCATGCCGCTGCAGATCGAGAAGATCGCCGAGCACTCGGCGCTGATTCCCGGCGCGCTGGAGACCATCGCCAACCTGCGCCAGCAAGGGATCAAGATCGGTTCCTGCTCCGGCTACCCGAAGCAAGTGATGGACAAGGTCGTCGAACTGGCCGCTATCAACGGCTACGTCGCTGACCATGTGGTTGCCACCGACGAAGTGCCGAATGGCCGCCCGTGGCCGGCTCAGGCACTGGCCAACGTGATCGCGCTGGGCATCGACGATGTCGCGGCGTGCGTGAAGATCGATGACACCGTGCCGGGCATCCTCGAAGGCCGCCGCGCCGGGATGTGGACGGTCGCGCTGATCTGCTCGGGCAATGCGCTGGGTCTGGATTACACCGGTTTCCGCGCCCTGGGCAGCGATGAACTGGCCAGCGAACGCAAGCGCATTCACGCGCTGTTCGAGGGCTCGCGTCCACACTACATGATCGACACCATCACTGATCTGCCGGAAGTCATCGCCGACATCAACAAGCGCCTGGCAAACGGTGAGATGCCGCAATCGAGCTGA
- a CDS encoding cytochrome b produces the protein MPWTSSESRYSTVSVLLHWLMLVLLVLVYASMELRGLFPKGSGGRTLIREVHYMLGLTVFVLVWFRLLARSIGPAPKIFPASPQWQTVMARLMHWALYLFMISMPILGWLITSAEGHQVMFYGFDLPLLVAENKDFAKQVEHWHVLIATIGYWLIGLHALAGIYHHYVVGDNTLLRMMPKRG, from the coding sequence ATGCCGTGGACAAGTTCCGAATCCCGTTACAGCACCGTGTCGGTCCTGTTGCACTGGCTGATGCTGGTCCTGTTGGTGCTGGTGTACGCCAGCATGGAGTTGCGCGGGCTGTTTCCAAAAGGCAGCGGCGGGCGCACGCTGATCCGCGAAGTGCACTACATGCTCGGCCTGACTGTATTTGTGCTGGTGTGGTTTCGCCTGCTCGCCCGCAGCATCGGCCCGGCGCCGAAAATCTTCCCCGCCTCACCGCAATGGCAAACCGTAATGGCGCGGCTGATGCACTGGGCGTTGTACCTGTTCATGATCAGCATGCCGATCCTTGGCTGGCTGATTACCAGCGCCGAAGGGCATCAGGTGATGTTCTATGGTTTTGATCTGCCGCTGCTGGTCGCGGAGAACAAGGATTTCGCCAAGCAGGTCGAGCACTGGCATGTGCTGATTGCCACGATCGGCTACTGGCTGATCGGGCTGCATGCGCTGGCGGGGATCTATCACCACTATGTGGTAGGTGATAACACGCTGCTGCGGATGATGCCCAAGCGCGGTTGA
- a CDS encoding pyridoxal-phosphate dependent enzyme, giving the protein MLLPPSDWLPQAPLERLHLDWLAAAGIEVAILRLDQIDPLISGNKWFKLVEHLKAADRVGAEGIISLGGAHSNHLHALAAAGKRLGFKTVGLLRGHAQETPTVLDLQAFGMQLHWLGYGGYRARNEPGFWAPWHEQYPQLHAVPEGGGGLMGALGCAAIKEQAQAQLHTLGWSDYHAWWLACGTGTTLAGLVLAEAGAHPVYGALAVPEDHGVAPQVESIMQSAGMATAGYELIDASRGGFARVDPALLEFIEQTEQASGVPLEPLYTGKALLALKQKVEAGKFTTGMRLIFIHTGGLQGRRGFIASP; this is encoded by the coding sequence ATGCTTTTGCCTCCCTCCGATTGGCTACCCCAAGCCCCCCTCGAACGCCTTCATCTGGACTGGCTCGCGGCCGCCGGCATTGAAGTCGCCATCCTGCGCCTCGACCAGATCGACCCGCTGATCAGCGGCAACAAATGGTTCAAACTCGTCGAACACCTCAAAGCCGCCGATCGTGTGGGGGCCGAAGGCATCATCAGCCTCGGTGGTGCGCATTCCAATCATCTGCACGCGTTGGCGGCAGCGGGGAAACGGCTGGGGTTCAAAACCGTGGGACTGTTGCGCGGGCATGCGCAGGAAACACCGACGGTGCTGGATCTGCAGGCGTTCGGCATGCAGTTGCACTGGTTGGGTTATGGCGGATATCGCGCGCGCAATGAGCCAGGATTCTGGGCGCCTTGGCATGAGCAGTATCCGCAGCTACATGCAGTGCCCGAGGGCGGCGGCGGTTTAATGGGGGCGCTCGGTTGCGCGGCCATCAAGGAACAGGCGCAGGCGCAATTGCACACCCTGGGCTGGAGCGACTATCACGCTTGGTGGTTGGCTTGCGGGACCGGGACGACACTCGCCGGGCTGGTGCTCGCCGAGGCGGGTGCGCACCCGGTGTATGGCGCGCTAGCTGTCCCTGAAGATCACGGCGTGGCGCCGCAGGTTGAGTCGATTATGCAGTCAGCCGGAATGGCCACTGCCGGCTATGAGCTGATCGACGCCAGCCGTGGCGGCTTTGCCAGGGTTGATCCGGCGTTGCTTGAGTTCATCGAACAAACCGAACAGGCCAGCGGCGTGCCTCTGGAGCCGCTGTACACCGGCAAAGCATTGCTGGCGCTCAAGCAGAAGGTCGAGGCAGGCAAGTTCACAACCGGCATGCGGCTGATCTTCATTCATACCGGTGGCTTGCAGGGGCGACGCGGTTTTATCGCCAGCCCCTGA
- a CDS encoding NADPH-dependent 2,4-dienoyl-CoA reductase, with protein sequence MTAAHYPHLLAPLDLGFTTLRNRTLMGSMHTGLEEKPGGFERMAAYFAERARGGVGLMVTGGIGPNDEGGVYSGAAKLTTEEEALNHRIVTRAVHEAGGKICMQILHAGRYAYSPKQVAPSAIQAPINPFKPKELDEEGIEKQISDFVTCSVLAQTAEYDGVEIMGSEGYFINQFLAAHTNQRTDRWGGSYENRMRLPVEIVRRVREAVGPNFIIIFRLSMLDLVEGGSTWDEIVTLAKAIEQAGATIINTGIGWHEARIPTIATKVPRAAFSKVTAKLRGSVKIPLITTNRINTPEIAEQILAEGDADMVSMARPFLADPDFVNKAAEGRADEINTCIGCNQACLDHTFGGKLTSCLVNPRACHETELNYLPGQQIKKIAVVGAGPAGLSAATVAAERGHQVTLFDSASEIGGQFNIAKRVPGKEEFFETLRYFKRKLQTTNVEVCLNTRVDVAKLVEGGYDEIILATGIAPRVPAIPGVDNAKVLSYLDVILERKPVGKRVAVIGAGGIGFDVSEFLVHEGVATSQDRAAFWKEWGIDTQLEARGGVAGIKAAPHAPAREVFLLQRKKTKVGDGLGKTTGWIHRTGLKNKQVQMLNSVEYLSIDDQGLHIRIGETGEPQVLAVDNIVICAGQDPLRELHDGLVEAGQNVHLIGGADVAAELDAKRAINQGSRLAAEL encoded by the coding sequence ATGACCGCCGCTCATTACCCGCACCTGTTGGCCCCGCTGGACCTGGGATTCACCACGCTGCGCAACCGCACCCTGATGGGTTCGATGCACACGGGCCTTGAAGAAAAACCGGGCGGTTTCGAGCGCATGGCGGCGTATTTCGCCGAACGTGCGCGTGGCGGTGTCGGTCTGATGGTCACCGGCGGTATCGGCCCGAATGACGAGGGCGGCGTGTACTCTGGCGCGGCCAAGCTGACCACCGAAGAAGAAGCGCTAAATCACCGCATCGTCACCCGCGCAGTGCACGAGGCGGGCGGCAAGATCTGCATGCAGATTCTCCACGCCGGGCGTTATGCCTACAGCCCGAAGCAGGTCGCGCCGAGTGCGATCCAGGCCCCGATCAACCCGTTCAAGCCTAAAGAGCTGGACGAAGAAGGCATCGAGAAGCAGATCAGCGATTTCGTCACCTGCTCGGTACTGGCGCAAACCGCCGAGTACGACGGTGTCGAGATCATGGGCTCGGAAGGTTATTTCATTAACCAGTTCCTCGCCGCACACACCAACCAACGCACCGACCGTTGGGGTGGCAGCTACGAAAACCGCATGCGCCTGCCGGTGGAAATCGTTCGCCGTGTACGCGAAGCAGTGGGACCGAATTTCATCATCATTTTCCGTTTGTCGATGCTTGATCTGGTCGAGGGCGGCAGCACCTGGGACGAGATCGTCACCCTGGCCAAAGCCATCGAGCAGGCCGGCGCGACCATCATCAACACCGGTATCGGCTGGCACGAAGCGCGGATTCCGACCATCGCCACCAAAGTGCCGCGTGCGGCGTTCAGCAAGGTCACGGCCAAGTTGCGTGGCTCGGTGAAGATTCCGTTGATCACCACCAACCGCATCAACACCCCGGAAATCGCCGAGCAGATTCTTGCCGAGGGCGATGCCGACATGGTCTCGATGGCGCGGCCGTTCCTCGCCGACCCGGACTTCGTCAACAAGGCTGCCGAAGGTCGCGCCGACGAAATCAACACCTGCATCGGTTGCAACCAGGCCTGCCTCGATCACACCTTCGGCGGCAAGCTCACCAGTTGTCTGGTTAACCCGCGTGCCTGCCACGAAACCGAACTCAACTACCTGCCGGGGCAGCAGATCAAGAAAATCGCTGTGGTTGGCGCTGGCCCTGCCGGGTTGTCCGCGGCGACCGTGGCGGCTGAGCGTGGCCATCAGGTGACGTTGTTCGATTCGGCCAGTGAAATTGGCGGCCAGTTCAACATCGCCAAGCGCGTGCCGGGCAAGGAAGAGTTTTTCGAAACCCTGCGTTACTTCAAGCGCAAGTTGCAGACCACAAACGTCGAAGTGTGCCTGAACACCCGCGTCGATGTGGCGAAACTGGTTGAAGGTGGTTACGACGAAATCATTCTCGCCACCGGCATTGCCCCGCGTGTACCGGCGATTCCGGGCGTCGACAACGCCAAGGTGCTGAGCTATCTGGACGTGATCCTCGAGCGCAAACCAGTCGGTAAACGCGTGGCGGTGATTGGCGCCGGCGGTATCGGTTTCGATGTCTCGGAGTTCCTTGTTCACGAAGGCGTAGCGACCAGTCAGGATCGTGCCGCGTTCTGGAAAGAGTGGGGCATCGATACGCAACTGGAGGCTCGGGGCGGCGTGGCCGGGATCAAAGCCGCACCGCACGCGCCGGCCCGCGAAGTGTTCCTGTTGCAGCGCAAGAAAACCAAGGTTGGCGATGGTCTGGGCAAAACCACTGGCTGGATTCACCGTACCGGTCTGAAGAACAAGCAGGTGCAGATGCTCAACAGCGTCGAATACCTGAGCATCGATGACCAAGGCCTGCACATCCGCATCGGCGAAACCGGCGAGCCGCAAGTGCTGGCGGTGGACAACATCGTGATTTGCGCAGGGCAGGATCCGTTGCGCGAACTGCACGATGGCTTGGTTGAAGCGGGGCAGAACGTGCACCTGATCGGTGGTGCCGATGTCGCGGCGGAGCTGGATGCCAAGCGTGCGATCAACCAGGGTTCGCGCCTGGCCGCGGAGCTATAA